From Hydractinia symbiolongicarpus strain clone_291-10 chromosome 11, HSymV2.1, whole genome shotgun sequence, the proteins below share one genomic window:
- the LOC130614465 gene encoding uncharacterized protein LOC130614465 gives MSSVNYVKRIIVNLVLFLVNFLHILHILFLCIQSSTCNDRVEQTFFVINSLLSEIFLSYITGVVLYLSICFICFLSLVVGLAYATIFLNGQPITDMKNRKNNIKRRSIQCELKKLITLQRTSE, from the exons ATGTCCAGTGTTAATTATGTAAAGAGAATAATTGTAAATTTGGTActatttttagtaaattttctgCACATCTTGCACATCTTGTTTCTGTGCATTCAGTCTTCAACATGTAATGACAGAGTCgaacaaacattttttgtaataaattcgctgttgagtgaaatttttctttcatacatCACAGGAGTTGTCCTGTATCTCAGCatctgttttatttgttttctctcacttgtagttggcttggcttacgccactatatttcta AACGGACAGCCAATTACTGATATGAAAAATCGTAAGAATAATATCAAACGAAGATCCATACAATGTGAAT tgaagaaactgaTTACATTACAACGAACGAGTGAATGA